From a single Arthrobacter sp. SLBN-112 genomic region:
- a CDS encoding flavin-containing monooxygenase → MSAPAVSRDETNTVVVGAGQAGLATSYWLAQRGVEHRLLERRPAVGGAWQDRWDSFYLNTPNFSLALPGTDYDGSDPDGFIPRDATIDFFRSYAEDIHAPVELDTEVTRITAAGTGFTLETGRGTWAARNVVLASGAFQRPRIPLAAVGLSPDVLQVHSHEYRNPGQLPEGAVLVVGTGQSGGQITEDLLDAGRTVHLSVSSCPEAPRRYRGQDIFHWIMEVNVHGPGYGINALLVDQLPSPAGRFMCNPLLSGNGGGHSVHLRGLGRRGVRLHGRFEGLHDDDLVFTDDLPQRLGLVEAGFGQRLKRLADAYIRAAGIDAPEAEEPEADHWLPPESGARLDLAAEGITSVIWCTGYALDFSILDLPLLDEWNYPRHVKGVTEHPGLYAVGLPWLTRHISATLVGVGPDADYVTEHLAARH, encoded by the coding sequence ATGTCCGCCCCCGCGGTTTCCCGTGACGAGACCAACACCGTGGTGGTAGGTGCCGGGCAGGCCGGCCTGGCCACCAGCTACTGGCTGGCGCAGCGCGGCGTTGAGCACCGGCTCCTGGAGCGGCGGCCTGCTGTGGGCGGCGCCTGGCAGGACCGGTGGGACTCCTTCTACCTGAACACCCCCAACTTTTCGCTGGCCCTGCCGGGTACGGACTATGACGGGTCGGACCCGGACGGATTCATTCCCCGCGACGCCACCATCGACTTCTTCCGCAGTTACGCGGAGGACATCCACGCCCCGGTGGAACTGGACACGGAGGTCACCCGGATCACCGCGGCCGGGACCGGGTTCACACTCGAAACGGGCCGGGGTACCTGGGCCGCCCGGAACGTGGTGCTGGCCAGCGGCGCCTTCCAGCGACCGCGGATCCCGCTTGCCGCCGTCGGCCTCTCCCCGGACGTGCTGCAGGTGCACAGCCATGAGTACCGCAACCCCGGGCAGCTTCCGGAGGGCGCGGTGCTGGTGGTGGGCACCGGACAATCCGGCGGCCAGATCACCGAGGACCTGCTCGACGCCGGGCGCACCGTGCACCTGTCAGTGTCCAGCTGCCCCGAAGCGCCGCGGCGGTACCGGGGCCAGGACATCTTCCACTGGATCATGGAAGTAAACGTCCACGGCCCCGGGTACGGGATCAATGCGCTGCTGGTGGACCAGTTGCCCTCCCCCGCCGGACGCTTCATGTGCAACCCGCTGCTGTCCGGCAACGGCGGCGGCCACAGCGTGCACCTGCGTGGGCTGGGCCGGCGCGGCGTCCGGCTGCATGGCCGGTTTGAGGGCCTGCACGACGACGACCTCGTTTTCACGGATGACCTCCCCCAGCGCCTCGGGCTGGTGGAGGCGGGGTTCGGGCAGCGGCTCAAGCGGCTGGCCGACGCGTACATCAGGGCAGCCGGGATCGACGCCCCGGAAGCTGAGGAGCCGGAGGCGGACCACTGGCTGCCGCCAGAGTCCGGCGCCCGCCTGGACCTTGCCGCGGAAGGGATCACCTCCGTCATCTGGTGCACGGGCTACGCACTGGACTTCAGCATCCTGGACCTGCCCCTCCTGGATGAGTGGAACTACCCCCGCCATGTGAAAGGCGTGACGGAGCACCCGGGCCTGTACGCCGTCGGGCTCCCCTGGCTCACCCGGCACATCTCCGCCACCCTGGTGGGCGTAGGCCCGGACGCCGACTACGTGACGGAACATTTGGCAGCGCGGCACTAA
- a CDS encoding TfoX/Sxy family protein produces the protein MEMPKASEEDKERFRRVVPDHPGVVVKPMFGNLGAFINGNMFAGLFGPTIGVKLSPEDKEMLESSERTVPFGPAERPMGGYTGLPEVWNEEGDGDDTRARAWAEKALAYIASLPPKEPKEPRARPTRSSRAAAK, from the coding sequence ATGGAGATGCCCAAGGCAAGCGAGGAAGACAAAGAGCGGTTCCGGCGCGTGGTCCCTGACCATCCGGGGGTGGTGGTGAAGCCGATGTTCGGCAACCTGGGCGCGTTCATCAACGGCAACATGTTCGCCGGACTGTTCGGCCCCACCATCGGCGTGAAGCTCTCCCCGGAGGACAAGGAGATGCTGGAGTCATCCGAGCGGACCGTGCCGTTCGGGCCGGCGGAGCGGCCCATGGGCGGATACACCGGGCTGCCGGAGGTCTGGAATGAAGAGGGCGACGGCGACGACACCCGGGCGCGGGCATGGGCCGAAAAGGCGCTGGCTTACATCGCGTCCCTGCCGCCCAAAGAGCCGAAGGAACCCCGAGCAAGACCCACCAGGAGTTCCCGGGCGGCGGCGAAGTAG
- a CDS encoding Nramp family divalent metal transporter codes for MKRLLGVALGVLTAIGGFVDIGDLVTNAVVGSRFGLSMVWVVVVGVVGICLFANMSGRVAAASGRATFEVIRERLGARAGLANLSASFLINLMTVTAEIGGIALALQLASSVYYLLWIPVAAVAVWLVIWRVRFTIMENVTGLLGLTLIVFAVALFLLKPDWGALAGQLAPAVPEQETVWTYSYYAIALFGAAMTPYEVFFFSSGAVEEGWTVKDLLQERINVMVGFPLGGLLSVAIAACAAVVLLPAGISVTSLSQVILPVAEGAGKLGLAFVLVGIVAATFGAALETTLSSGYTLAQFFGWSWGKFRRPAEAARFHLAMIVCLLIGIAVLATGVDPVQVTEYSVVFSAIALPLTYLPVLIVANDPQYMHEHVNGRVVNVLGMVYLVIILVASLAAIPLMIVTGAGS; via the coding sequence ATGAAGCGGCTCCTCGGCGTCGCGCTCGGGGTCCTCACCGCCATCGGCGGGTTCGTGGACATCGGGGACCTGGTGACCAACGCCGTGGTCGGTTCCCGGTTCGGCCTGTCAATGGTGTGGGTCGTGGTGGTCGGCGTGGTGGGCATCTGCCTGTTCGCCAACATGTCCGGCCGGGTGGCGGCGGCATCGGGGCGGGCCACGTTCGAAGTGATCCGCGAACGCCTCGGCGCGCGGGCAGGCCTGGCCAACCTTTCGGCGTCCTTCCTGATCAACCTGATGACCGTCACCGCGGAAATCGGCGGTATTGCCCTGGCGCTGCAGCTGGCCAGCAGCGTGTACTACCTGCTGTGGATTCCCGTGGCGGCGGTGGCCGTGTGGCTGGTCATCTGGCGCGTCAGGTTCACCATCATGGAAAACGTCACGGGCCTGCTGGGGCTGACGCTGATTGTCTTTGCGGTGGCGCTGTTCCTCCTCAAACCGGACTGGGGAGCACTGGCCGGGCAGTTGGCGCCCGCCGTGCCGGAGCAGGAAACGGTGTGGACGTACAGCTACTACGCCATTGCCCTGTTCGGTGCGGCCATGACCCCCTACGAGGTCTTCTTCTTCTCCTCCGGTGCCGTGGAGGAAGGCTGGACCGTGAAGGACCTGCTGCAGGAGCGCATCAACGTCATGGTCGGTTTTCCGCTGGGCGGCCTGCTGTCCGTGGCCATCGCCGCGTGCGCCGCCGTCGTGCTCCTGCCGGCCGGTATTTCCGTGACGTCGCTGTCACAGGTGATCCTGCCCGTGGCCGAAGGCGCCGGGAAGCTGGGGCTGGCGTTCGTTCTGGTGGGCATCGTGGCCGCAACATTCGGCGCCGCCCTGGAAACCACCCTCTCGTCCGGCTACACCCTGGCCCAGTTCTTCGGCTGGTCCTGGGGGAAGTTCCGCCGCCCGGCGGAGGCAGCCCGGTTCCACCTGGCCATGATTGTCTGCCTGCTGATCGGCATCGCGGTCCTGGCCACCGGCGTGGACCCCGTGCAGGTGACCGAATACTCGGTAGTGTTCTCCGCCATCGCCCTGCCGCTGACGTACCTGCCCGTCCTCATCGTGGCCAACGATCCCCAGTACATGCACGAGCACGTGAACGGCCGTGTGGTGAACGTGCTGGGGATGGTTTACCTGGTGATTATCCTGGTGGCCTCCCTTGCCGCCATCCCGCTCATGATCGTGACAGGAGCCGGCTCATGA
- a CDS encoding PRC-barrel domain-containing protein, translating to MILGDLLGTPVHDADGGRLGRVADARFVLDGPPHQLMADARLLGLVVSPHSVASFLGYERNGLTHPWLLARILRWRHRGSFLVLWEDIAMVGPRSVRLRPGFTRYSTALEDRRQV from the coding sequence ATGATCCTCGGTGACCTGCTGGGCACCCCGGTCCATGACGCCGACGGCGGCCGGTTGGGCCGCGTAGCCGACGCCCGGTTCGTCCTGGACGGGCCCCCGCACCAGTTGATGGCGGACGCGCGGCTGCTGGGGCTGGTGGTCAGCCCGCACAGCGTTGCGTCGTTCCTGGGGTATGAGCGGAATGGCCTCACCCACCCATGGCTGCTGGCCCGGATACTGCGGTGGCGGCACCGCGGCTCGTTCCTGGTGCTGTGGGAGGACATCGCCATGGTGGGCCCGCGCTCGGTCCGGCTCCGGCCCGGGTTCACCCGGTACAGCACGGCGCTGGAGGATCGCCGGCAGGTTTAG